A genomic stretch from Candidatus Hydrogenisulfobacillus filiaventi includes:
- a CDS encoding protein of unknown function (Evidence 5 : Unknown function) gives MSGPPPALLAWRLRQAGCLPGLAAAAPDLPGARAVDGDLWAGDPPRHRRHACLVARIFLSLEPVLWSWSRIPPAPGGPAPDARARLLPCAAEVWLEADTGSESRRQWLAKLERYHLWAPGPLVAVAEDPRRVARLAAWLAAGPAPDPWPAGAFPLADLARTLPAWLAAHARPDPPPHPQPPSAATGTTGRSP, from the coding sequence ATGAGCGGCCCGCCGCCCGCCCTGCTGGCCTGGCGGTTGCGCCAGGCCGGCTGTCTGCCGGGCCTGGCGGCGGCGGCCCCGGACCTGCCCGGAGCGCGGGCTGTGGACGGCGACCTCTGGGCGGGCGATCCCCCCCGCCACCGGCGCCATGCCTGCCTGGTGGCCCGGATCTTCCTGTCCCTGGAACCGGTCCTTTGGAGCTGGAGCCGGATCCCCCCCGCGCCGGGCGGCCCCGCCCCCGACGCCCGCGCCCGCCTGCTGCCCTGCGCCGCCGAAGTCTGGCTGGAGGCCGACACCGGCAGCGAAAGCCGCCGGCAATGGCTGGCCAAACTGGAACGCTATCACCTGTGGGCCCCCGGTCCCCTGGTGGCGGTCGCGGAGGATCCCCGGCGCGTGGCCCGGCTGGCCGCCTGGCTGGCGGCGGGTCCGGCCCCGGACCCCTGGCCGGCCGGGGCCTTCCCCCTGGCGGACCTGGCCCGCACCTTACCGGCCTGGCTGGCCGCGCACGCCCGGCCGGACCCGCCCCCCCACCCGCAGCCCCCATCAGCTGCTACTGGGACCACGGGCCGCTCTCCCTGA
- a CDS encoding Conjugal transfer protein TraG, translating into MPGGWGWWLRPGPRRLLALALTLPPALALAADAAGRLLGGWPPLLSVPWAGGLCLLSGILALSPPAAAGPRRAWAGCLLSAAADRLPLLLPAAATALALAAWRTRAGPAGGVVLGRGPWGRPLALADTDRLLHLHVLGPTGSGKSSAVLLPLMAQDTARGCGFALIEPKGDLAAALRSRVTRSGRTLIYFDPREPDCPRFNPLAGPAEAAGEALAWALSALTPLGHPYYETAARVELLYSVRAVKAVHGEAADLTHLQAFLRHDPTRLQVLGRVRDPAVLGYFREQLGSLGPRKAAEQRQGLLNRLGLWLADPRVAAVLSGPGDFSWDQVLAEGTVVLAPLTLAGLGPAARALAALLWQSLAAAAYRRPPGAAPYFLYLDEFQQYVSPELGEFLALARGFGVGLVLAHQDLAQLAEPLRSSVLANARQRLALGGLAPEDIARLRALAAPFPLPDRLRYLPRGQAWASLTRGGRLRPPVPVRLRHLPL; encoded by the coding sequence GTGCCCGGGGGATGGGGATGGTGGCTGCGGCCGGGCCCGCGCCGGCTGCTGGCGCTGGCGCTGACCCTGCCTCCCGCCCTGGCCTTGGCGGCCGATGCCGCCGGCCGCCTCCTGGGCGGCTGGCCGCCCCTCTTGTCCGTACCCTGGGCCGGCGGACTCTGCCTCCTCAGCGGCATCCTGGCCCTGAGCCCGCCCGCCGCCGCCGGACCCCGCCGCGCCTGGGCGGGCTGCCTGCTGAGCGCCGCCGCCGACCGGCTGCCCCTGCTGCTACCGGCCGCGGCCACTGCGCTCGCCCTGGCCGCCTGGCGGACCCGGGCCGGCCCCGCCGGCGGCGTCGTCCTGGGGCGCGGTCCCTGGGGGCGGCCGCTGGCGCTGGCCGACACGGACCGCCTACTGCACCTGCACGTGCTCGGCCCCACCGGCTCCGGCAAATCCTCGGCGGTGCTGCTGCCGCTCATGGCCCAGGATACCGCCCGCGGCTGCGGGTTCGCGCTCATCGAGCCCAAAGGCGACCTGGCGGCCGCCCTGCGGTCGCGGGTCACCCGAAGTGGCCGTACCCTCATCTACTTCGATCCCCGTGAGCCCGACTGTCCCCGCTTCAACCCCCTGGCGGGCCCCGCCGAGGCGGCCGGAGAAGCGCTGGCCTGGGCCCTGTCCGCCCTCACCCCCCTCGGCCACCCGTATTACGAGACCGCCGCCCGGGTGGAACTGCTCTACAGCGTCCGGGCGGTCAAGGCGGTGCACGGGGAAGCAGCCGACCTCACCCATCTGCAGGCCTTCCTGCGCCACGACCCCACCCGCCTGCAGGTACTGGGACGGGTGCGCGACCCGGCCGTGCTGGGCTATTTCCGCGAGCAGCTGGGCAGCCTCGGCCCCCGCAAGGCGGCCGAACAGCGCCAGGGTCTCCTGAACCGCCTCGGCCTGTGGCTGGCCGATCCCCGAGTGGCAGCCGTGCTGTCCGGGCCGGGGGACTTCAGCTGGGATCAGGTGCTGGCGGAGGGCACGGTGGTCCTGGCCCCGCTCACCCTGGCCGGCCTCGGCCCCGCTGCCCGCGCCCTGGCCGCCCTCCTCTGGCAGTCCCTGGCCGCCGCCGCCTACCGGCGCCCGCCGGGGGCCGCCCCCTATTTCCTCTACCTGGACGAATTCCAGCAGTATGTCTCCCCCGAACTGGGCGAATTCCTGGCCCTGGCCCGCGGCTTTGGGGTGGGGCTGGTCCTGGCCCATCAGGACCTGGCCCAGCTGGCGGAACCCCTGCGCAGCAGCGTGCTGGCCAACGCCCGCCAGCGTCTGGCCCTGGGCGGCCTGGCCCCGGAGGACATCGCCCGCCTGCGGGCACTGGCCGCCCCCTTTCCTCTGCCTGACCGCCTGCGCTACCTGCCCCGGGGGCAGGCCTGGGCCAGCCTCACCCGCGGGGGCCGCCTCCGGCCGCCGGTGCCGGTCCGCCTCCGGCACCTGCCGCTATGA
- the algC gene encoding Phosphomannomutase/phosphoglucomutase (Evidence 2a : Function from experimental evidences in other organisms; Product type e : enzyme) produces the protein MGIFKGEFKEGVTLNPAVFREYDIRGIAGQDFDQDDIVRLGRAFATDLKAHGLSRAIVGRDSRTSSPAYRDALVAGLTAGGVDVTDIGEVTTPIFYFARVHLGIEGGAMITASHNPAEFNGFKLARGPATLYGEEIQGIRRILESGRFTAGSGTVEAVDVVPAYLAMLREKIRLGPHRPKVVVDCGNGTASLFARRVFTESFGVPASFLYCEADARFPNHHPDPVVAANLTDLIAAVRREGADVGIAFDGDGDRIGVVDDTGRIIWGDRLMVLYWREILPQHPGTPAIIEVKCSQTLYDEVARLGGQPEFFSTGHSLIKARMRETGAVFTGEMSGHMFFADEYYGYDDAFYAAGRLLRILSRSDRPLSALLADVPERPATPEVRIDCPDERKFQVVEQVRDHFRARPDVQVITVDGVRVVFPYGWGLLRASNTQPALVARAEADTPEHLAAITAALDEALAPFPFLPARNWQEG, from the coding sequence GTGGGCATTTTTAAAGGCGAATTTAAGGAGGGGGTCACCCTGAATCCGGCCGTTTTCCGCGAATACGACATCCGGGGTATCGCCGGCCAGGACTTCGATCAGGACGATATCGTGCGCCTGGGCCGGGCTTTTGCCACCGACCTCAAAGCCCATGGCCTGTCGCGGGCCATCGTTGGCCGCGACAGCCGCACCTCCTCCCCCGCCTACCGCGACGCCCTGGTGGCGGGGCTCACCGCCGGCGGGGTGGATGTGACCGACATCGGCGAGGTGACGACCCCCATCTTCTACTTCGCCCGGGTCCACCTCGGCATCGAGGGCGGGGCCATGATTACCGCCAGCCACAACCCGGCCGAGTTCAACGGCTTCAAACTGGCCCGCGGGCCCGCTACCCTGTACGGGGAGGAGATTCAGGGGATACGCCGGATTCTGGAGAGCGGCCGCTTTACCGCCGGCAGCGGCACGGTGGAGGCAGTCGACGTGGTCCCCGCCTACCTGGCCATGCTGCGGGAGAAGATCCGGCTCGGCCCCCACCGCCCGAAGGTGGTGGTGGACTGTGGCAACGGCACTGCCAGCCTGTTCGCCCGCCGCGTCTTCACCGAGTCCTTCGGGGTCCCGGCCAGTTTCCTCTATTGCGAAGCCGACGCCCGCTTCCCCAACCATCATCCCGACCCGGTGGTGGCGGCCAACCTAACCGACCTGATTGCCGCCGTGCGCCGGGAGGGGGCGGACGTCGGCATCGCCTTCGACGGCGACGGGGACCGCATCGGGGTGGTCGACGACACCGGACGCATCATCTGGGGCGACCGTCTGATGGTGCTGTACTGGCGGGAGATCCTGCCGCAGCATCCGGGCACCCCCGCCATCATTGAGGTCAAATGCTCCCAGACCCTCTATGACGAGGTGGCCCGCCTGGGCGGGCAGCCGGAGTTCTTCAGCACGGGCCATTCCCTGATCAAGGCCCGCATGCGGGAGACGGGGGCGGTGTTCACCGGCGAGATGTCGGGGCACATGTTCTTCGCCGACGAGTACTACGGCTACGACGATGCCTTCTACGCTGCCGGCCGCCTGCTGCGCATCCTGTCCCGCAGCGACCGCCCCCTCTCGGCCCTGCTGGCGGATGTGCCGGAGCGCCCGGCCACCCCCGAGGTCCGCATCGACTGCCCGGACGAGCGCAAGTTCCAGGTTGTGGAACAGGTCCGCGACCACTTCCGGGCCCGGCCCGACGTGCAGGTCATCACCGTGGACGGGGTGCGGGTGGTCTTCCCCTACGGCTGGGGCCTGCTGCGGGCCTCCAACACCCAGCCGGCCCTGGTGGCGCGGGCGGAAGCCGACACCCCCGAGCACCTGGCCGCCATCACCGCCGCCTTGGACGAGGCGCTGGCCCCCTTCCCCTTCCTGCCCGCCCGGAACTGGCAGGAGGGCTAA
- a CDS encoding N-acetyltransferase domain-containing protein, with the protein MAVEVRPYRAQDYRAVLDAQCDLYQINFPRFVCTSAFLGEQAQRIRTAVRRPYENGIFVLDDDGLFAGFIWVVIRMDLQGTFGSVDQVYLRPAYRRRGLGRLLLEAAHRFVAERGVRFARLYVTRDNQDAVHLYEREGYRIIRYEMERPVGPEDLRRLW; encoded by the coding sequence ATGGCGGTGGAGGTGCGGCCGTATCGGGCGCAGGATTACCGCGCGGTGCTGGACGCGCAATGTGACCTCTACCAGATCAACTTCCCCCGCTTTGTCTGCACCTCCGCCTTTCTCGGCGAACAGGCGCAGCGTATCCGCACCGCCGTCCGGCGGCCCTATGAGAACGGCATCTTCGTGCTGGATGACGACGGCCTCTTCGCCGGCTTCATCTGGGTGGTCATCCGCATGGACCTCCAGGGCACCTTCGGGTCGGTGGACCAGGTATACTTGCGGCCGGCCTACCGCCGGCGTGGATTGGGCCGCCTCCTGCTGGAGGCGGCCCATCGCTTCGTCGCCGAACGCGGCGTGCGCTTTGCCCGCCTGTATGTCACCCGGGACAACCAGGATGCCGTGCACCTCTATGAGCGCGAGGGCTACCGCATCATCCGCTACGAGATGGAGCGGCCGGTGGGCCCGGAGGACCTGCGCCGGCTGTGGTGA
- a CDS encoding PDZ domain-containing protein, which yields MASIGKTVAAAIVGFAVGAGAVTGGLLTYEHLEPTGPHIASAGVVHYATVAENTPATLPLGPDTISNVVKRVSPAVVKIVAQVPQNTGTNPFFNQFFGSLFGNQGPVNIPPQYQTDIGSGFFFNSQGYLLTNDHVINGATRIDVVVPGYKNPFPATVVGADYATDLAVLKINPPKPVPYLVLGNSNNTPVGSWVIAIGNPYNLSHTVTVGVISAKGRPLTIGHRQYRNLLQTSAAINPGNSGGPLLNLAGQVVGINTAVAESAQGIGFAIPTSTVDQILPQLMTYHKVIRPWIGVWIATDDSSLARQYGLSTSRGVVIAYVDPSSPAAQAGLQAGEVITAVNGRPVDSAQALEDIVHRSKVNQTLTLTINRQGQVLTRTVTVGQEPNGPLPTPPASPFGG from the coding sequence ATGGCCAGCATCGGCAAGACCGTGGCGGCCGCCATAGTCGGCTTTGCGGTCGGAGCCGGCGCGGTGACCGGCGGCCTGCTAACCTATGAGCACCTGGAGCCTACGGGGCCCCATATCGCCAGCGCCGGGGTGGTGCACTACGCCACTGTGGCCGAGAACACCCCTGCCACCCTGCCCCTGGGGCCGGATACCATCAGCAACGTGGTAAAGCGGGTCAGCCCGGCCGTGGTCAAGATCGTGGCCCAGGTGCCGCAGAACACCGGCACCAATCCCTTTTTCAACCAGTTTTTCGGCTCCCTGTTCGGCAACCAGGGACCGGTCAACATTCCCCCTCAGTATCAGACCGATATCGGATCCGGGTTCTTCTTCAACAGCCAGGGATACCTGCTGACCAACGACCACGTGATCAACGGGGCCACCCGCATCGATGTGGTGGTGCCGGGCTACAAGAATCCCTTCCCGGCCACGGTGGTCGGGGCGGATTACGCCACCGACCTGGCGGTGCTCAAAATCAATCCCCCCAAGCCGGTGCCCTACCTGGTGCTGGGCAACTCCAACAACACCCCGGTAGGGTCCTGGGTGATCGCCATCGGCAACCCCTATAACCTCAGCCACACGGTCACGGTGGGGGTCATCTCCGCCAAGGGCCGGCCGCTGACCATCGGCCACCGGCAGTACCGCAACCTGCTGCAGACCTCGGCCGCCATCAACCCCGGCAACAGCGGCGGGCCCCTGCTCAACCTGGCCGGGCAGGTGGTGGGCATCAACACCGCGGTGGCGGAGTCGGCCCAGGGGATCGGCTTTGCCATCCCCACCTCCACCGTGGACCAGATCCTGCCCCAGCTCATGACCTATCACAAGGTCATCCGGCCCTGGATCGGGGTCTGGATTGCCACCGACGACAGCAGCCTGGCCCGGCAGTACGGCCTCTCCACCAGCCGAGGGGTGGTCATCGCCTATGTCGACCCCTCCAGCCCCGCCGCCCAGGCCGGTCTCCAGGCGGGGGAGGTGATTACGGCCGTTAACGGGCGGCCGGTGGACAGCGCCCAGGCGCTGGAGGACATCGTGCACCGCAGCAAGGTCAACCAGACCCTCACCCTGACCATCAACCGGCAGGGGCAGGTCCTCACGCGCACGGTCACCGTCGGCCAGGAGCCCAACGGCCCCCTGCCCACACCTCCGGCTTCCCCCTTCGGGGGCTAG
- a CDS encoding protein of unknown function (Evidence 5 : Unknown function) encodes MTPVLHPFRQWLRIACAVCGREGVYPVPTGGGSLRCTCGAEVARLAAQGPHRLRWRWACAACGSWHAGSAARRELARSAACGGAREWVCPNAGTTLAALGAHDAVLGVPLARLGADGACGAGTAAAWSPGSYRAPAPVRAGSAGRHRHRPHLQPPVLPASSSGPGGGPLPPSHPKSAG; translated from the coding sequence TTGACCCCGGTTCTGCATCCGTTCCGGCAATGGCTGCGCATTGCGTGCGCCGTCTGCGGACGGGAGGGGGTCTATCCGGTGCCGACCGGGGGCGGCAGTTTGCGCTGCACCTGCGGGGCGGAAGTGGCCCGGCTGGCCGCGCAGGGGCCGCACCGTCTACGATGGCGCTGGGCGTGCGCCGCGTGCGGCAGCTGGCACGCCGGCAGTGCCGCCCGCCGGGAGCTGGCGCGCTCCGCCGCCTGCGGCGGGGCCCGCGAATGGGTCTGTCCGAATGCCGGGACCACGCTGGCCGCCCTGGGCGCCCATGATGCCGTGCTGGGGGTGCCCCTCGCCCGGCTGGGAGCCGACGGGGCCTGCGGAGCCGGGACGGCGGCGGCCTGGAGCCCGGGTTCCTACCGCGCCCCGGCGCCTGTCCGGGCCGGATCGGCCGGCAGGCACCGCCACCGCCCCCACCTGCAACCGCCGGTTCTCCCAGCATCCTCGTCCGGACCGGGTGGTGGACCGCTTCCCCCCTCGCATCCGAAAAGTGCTGGCTAA
- the glpX gene encoding fructose 1,6-bisphosphatase class II (Evidence 2a : Function from experimental evidences in other organisms; PubMedId : 19270101; Product type e : enzyme): MMERELALEFVRVTEAAAIAAAALIGRGDKNGADQAAVDAMRKALDSVHVRGTVVIGEGEMDEAPMLYIGEQVGAGDGEEVDIAVDPVEGTNLVAKGQPRAIAVMTVAPRGKLLHAPDMYMDKIVTGPAGRGRIHLDAPIEENLKALADGAGKRVEDLTVVLLDRERHQDLIRRIRQAGARVRLITDGDVSPAVDACLPQSGVDMVVGMGGAPEGVIAAGAVKALGGEMQGRLVPEDDEQRQRAERMGITDINHLFTLDELVEGDDVLYVSTAITDGEVLHGVRFRNGAVVTHSLAIRSLTGTVRYIEAEHLLGRKHPGGGTRPGPRP, translated from the coding sequence ATGATGGAACGGGAATTGGCCCTTGAATTCGTCCGGGTCACGGAGGCGGCTGCCATCGCAGCCGCGGCGCTCATCGGCCGCGGGGACAAGAACGGGGCCGACCAGGCTGCGGTCGATGCCATGCGCAAGGCCCTCGATTCGGTGCACGTCCGCGGGACGGTGGTCATCGGTGAGGGCGAGATGGACGAAGCCCCGATGCTGTACATCGGGGAACAGGTGGGGGCCGGGGACGGCGAGGAGGTCGACATTGCGGTCGACCCCGTGGAGGGCACCAACCTGGTGGCCAAGGGCCAGCCGCGGGCCATTGCGGTGATGACCGTGGCGCCGCGGGGCAAGTTGTTGCATGCCCCCGACATGTACATGGACAAGATTGTTACCGGGCCCGCCGGCCGCGGGCGCATCCACCTGGACGCGCCCATCGAGGAGAACCTGAAGGCCCTGGCCGATGGTGCGGGCAAGCGCGTGGAGGACCTGACCGTGGTGCTCCTGGATCGGGAGCGGCATCAGGACCTCATCCGGCGCATCCGCCAGGCGGGGGCGCGGGTGCGCCTCATCACCGACGGGGATGTCTCCCCGGCCGTGGACGCCTGCCTGCCGCAGTCCGGTGTGGACATGGTGGTGGGCATGGGCGGCGCCCCGGAAGGCGTTATCGCCGCCGGCGCGGTCAAGGCCCTGGGCGGGGAGATGCAGGGCCGGCTGGTTCCGGAAGACGATGAGCAACGGCAGCGGGCCGAACGCATGGGCATCACCGACATCAACCACCTCTTTACCCTCGACGAACTGGTGGAGGGCGATGACGTCCTCTATGTCTCCACCGCCATCACTGATGGCGAGGTCCTGCACGGGGTGCGGTTCCGTAACGGGGCCGTGGTGACCCATTCCCTGGCCATCCGTTCCTTGACCGGGACCGTGCGCTACATCGAGGCCGAGCACCTGCTGGGGCGCAAGCACCCCGGGGGCGGGACTAGACCGGGTCCTCGCCCGTAG
- a CDS encoding protein of unknown function (Evidence 5 : Unknown function) produces MAEHEPSLTGTTAPPEGVPAVSAPEGVLPAPEPASKPVRRRRTRAAAAGAAEEPAETAPARRRRSTKAPAAEAPAEAPAAPAVEQPGAEGAGPAGEAAPVPRRRGRKPAAEGGSAKGRRSSGRSPAAEALAVAPAEAPAPAPAPEAPATPAPAAEAPIGDTVPAPVAPGRPPAPTVRPEARPFSPEVAPAPSGWSTRPPRFRTGVRARVRCRFQPGTGPRRRVGREPRRARVRGPNGESGRTVRSAPNGGSGRRDRPGSRSSPCPSWRP; encoded by the coding sequence ATGGCAGAACACGAGCCGTCCCTGACCGGGACGACCGCGCCGCCGGAGGGCGTGCCGGCCGTCAGTGCCCCGGAGGGGGTCCTGCCCGCCCCGGAGCCGGCTTCCAAACCGGTCCGCCGCCGGCGGACCCGCGCTGCGGCCGCCGGGGCGGCGGAGGAGCCGGCGGAAACGGCCCCGGCCCGCCGCCGCCGGAGCACCAAGGCCCCGGCGGCGGAGGCCCCGGCTGAGGCCCCGGCCGCCCCGGCCGTGGAGCAGCCGGGGGCGGAGGGGGCCGGCCCCGCCGGCGAAGCGGCCCCCGTCCCCCGCCGGCGGGGCCGCAAGCCGGCGGCGGAAGGCGGGTCCGCCAAGGGCCGCCGCAGCAGCGGCCGGTCCCCGGCGGCCGAAGCCCTGGCCGTCGCACCGGCGGAAGCTCCCGCCCCGGCGCCCGCGCCGGAAGCGCCGGCGACCCCGGCCCCCGCCGCGGAGGCGCCCATCGGCGACACGGTCCCCGCCCCGGTGGCCCCGGGGCGGCCCCCTGCCCCTACCGTACGGCCGGAAGCGCGGCCCTTCAGCCCGGAGGTGGCCCCCGCCCCCTCCGGGTGGAGCACCCGGCCCCCGCGGTTCCGGACGGGCGTCCGGGCCCGCGTCCGGTGCCGGTTCCAGCCCGGCACGGGCCCCCGCCGGCGCGTCGGGAGGGAGCCCCGCCGCGCCCGGGTCCGCGGCCCGAACGGGGAGAGCGGTCGGACCGTGCGGAGCGCGCCGAACGGGGGGAGCGGCCGCCGCGACCGCCCCGGGAGCCGCAGCTCACCATGTCCCAGCTGGAGGCCATGA
- the rho gene encoding transcriptional terminator Rho (Evidence 2a : Function from experimental evidences in other organisms; PubMedId : 10027981, 16014871, 18852477, 28520932, 28723971; Product type f : factor), with amino-acid sequence MSQLEAMTLLDLYKLARTLNIENYRALKKADLIWEILRARTHKDGLIFAHGLLDIVGDYGFLRPVDFQRSREDVYVSASQIRRFDLRAGDQVSGQARPPKEGERYFALLRVDAVNGVDPERSAERPDFEALTPIFPNTRFRLETTREELATRLVDIIAPIGRGQRGLIVAPPKAGKTVLLKKLVNAIAQNAPETHLMVLLIDERPEEVTDMQRSVRAEVASSTFDEPPEDHIRVAEMVLERAKRLVEMGRDVVIFLDSITRLARAYNLTLPASGRTLSGGMDPAALHKPKRFFGAARKVEEGGSLTIIATALVDTGSRMDDVIYEEFKGTGNMELHLDRKLAERRTFPAVDIKRSGTRREELLLTPEELEAVWLIRKAVHNLGTQEATELLLQNLKRTRSNAEFFKLFMASQQSN; translated from the coding sequence ATGTCCCAGCTGGAGGCCATGACCCTCCTCGACCTTTACAAGCTGGCCCGGACCCTGAACATTGAGAACTACCGGGCGCTGAAGAAGGCAGACCTGATCTGGGAGATCCTGCGGGCCCGCACCCATAAGGACGGGCTCATCTTCGCCCATGGCCTCCTGGATATCGTGGGGGACTACGGTTTCCTGCGGCCGGTGGACTTCCAGCGCAGCCGTGAGGACGTCTACGTCTCGGCCTCCCAGATCCGGCGTTTCGACCTGCGGGCAGGGGATCAGGTGTCGGGTCAGGCGCGCCCGCCCAAGGAAGGGGAGCGTTACTTCGCCCTGCTGCGGGTGGATGCCGTCAACGGGGTGGACCCGGAGCGGTCGGCGGAACGGCCGGACTTTGAAGCCCTCACCCCCATCTTCCCGAACACCCGCTTCCGGCTGGAGACCACCCGCGAGGAGCTGGCGACGCGGCTGGTGGACATCATCGCCCCCATCGGACGCGGACAGCGCGGGCTCATCGTGGCCCCGCCCAAGGCCGGGAAGACGGTGCTGCTCAAGAAACTGGTCAACGCCATTGCCCAGAACGCGCCCGAGACCCACCTCATGGTGCTGCTGATTGACGAGCGGCCGGAGGAGGTCACCGATATGCAGCGCTCGGTGCGGGCGGAGGTGGCCAGCTCCACCTTCGACGAGCCGCCCGAGGACCACATCCGGGTGGCGGAGATGGTGCTGGAGCGGGCCAAGCGGCTGGTGGAGATGGGCCGGGACGTGGTCATCTTCCTGGACTCCATCACCCGGCTGGCGCGGGCCTACAACCTGACCCTGCCCGCCTCCGGACGCACCCTCTCCGGCGGCATGGACCCGGCGGCGCTGCACAAACCGAAGCGCTTCTTCGGGGCTGCGCGCAAGGTGGAGGAAGGCGGGAGCCTCACCATCATCGCCACCGCCCTGGTGGACACCGGGTCGCGGATGGACGACGTGATCTATGAGGAGTTCAAAGGGACCGGCAACATGGAGCTGCACCTGGACCGCAAGCTGGCGGAACGGCGGACCTTCCCGGCGGTGGACATCAAGCGCTCGGGGACCCGCCGCGAGGAGCTGCTGCTGACGCCGGAGGAGCTGGAGGCGGTGTGGCTCATCCGCAAGGCGGTGCACAACCTGGGCACCCAGGAGGCCACCGAACTGCTCCTGCAGAACCTGAAGCGCACCCGCTCCAACGCCGAGTTCTTCAAGCTGTTCATGGCCAGCCAGCAGAGCAATTGA
- the resD gene encoding Transcriptional regulatory protein ResD, which produces MTGRRGPGPEAAGAAPLLVLVADDDPHIRELCRLYLEAAGYRVAEAASGAAALARIAEGGVDLLVLDIMLPDGDGWEVLRRLREGDGWLPVLMLTAVGGEQARVEGLESGADDYLTKPFSPRELVARVRAILRRVPPQPPENADTVVLPGLVIDPGKREAWCGRRRLNLTPREFDLLYFLARHPRQVFSREQLLENIWGYDFEGDDRTVDVHVTRLRKKLEAADAPYRYLETVWGQGYRLAPEPRPA; this is translated from the coding sequence ATGACCGGGCGGCGCGGACCGGGGCCAGAGGCGGCGGGGGCCGCCCCGCTGCTGGTCCTGGTGGCCGACGACGACCCGCACATCCGGGAGCTCTGCCGCCTCTACCTGGAGGCGGCCGGCTACCGGGTGGCTGAGGCCGCCTCGGGGGCGGCCGCCCTGGCCCGGATTGCGGAAGGCGGCGTGGACCTGCTGGTCCTGGATATCATGCTGCCGGACGGCGACGGCTGGGAGGTGCTGCGGCGGCTGCGGGAGGGGGACGGCTGGCTGCCGGTGCTGATGCTGACTGCGGTGGGCGGGGAACAGGCGCGGGTGGAGGGGCTGGAGTCCGGGGCGGATGACTACCTGACCAAGCCCTTCTCCCCGCGCGAGCTGGTGGCGCGGGTGCGGGCCATCCTGCGGCGGGTGCCGCCGCAGCCGCCGGAGAACGCGGACACGGTTGTGCTGCCCGGCCTGGTCATCGACCCCGGCAAACGGGAGGCCTGGTGCGGGCGCCGCCGGCTCAACCTCACCCCGCGCGAGTTCGACCTCCTCTACTTCCTGGCCCGTCACCCCCGCCAGGTGTTCAGCCGCGAGCAGCTGCTGGAGAACATCTGGGGCTACGATTTTGAAGGGGACGACCGCACGGTGGATGTGCACGTCACCCGTCTGCGCAAGAAGCTGGAAGCGGCCGATGCCCCCTACCGGTACCTGGAGACGGTTTGGGGGCAGGGCTACCGCCTGGCGCCGGAGCCGCGGCCGGCATGA